In Pseudomonas fluorescens, one genomic interval encodes:
- a CDS encoding methyltransferase has protein sequence MPLLETPFAQLDLIRQPEQQNEPLQAFDAADEYLLNHLAAQQPTADTRVLVLNDSFGALAASLAGKVQVSSSGDSFLAFQGLEKNLVRNGLAFDAVRGIAASEPLVGPFDRVLIRVPKTLALLEEQLIRLQGLLAPGAEVVAAAMVKHLPRAAGDLLERYIGPVQASLAVKKARLLIATPEAKAPATSPYPSRYQLDEPAIELLNHANVFCREGLDIGTRAFLPHLPKNLGSARVADLGCGNGVLAIASALHNPDAHYTLVDESFMAVQSAAENWRAALGEREVLVRAGDGLAGQAPQSLDVVLCNPPFHQQQVVGDFLAWRMFQQAREALVVGGALYIVGNRHLGYHSKLARLFRGVEQVAATPKFVILKARK, from the coding sequence ATGCCCTTGCTCGAAACGCCCTTTGCCCAACTCGACCTGATCCGCCAGCCCGAGCAGCAGAATGAACCGCTGCAAGCGTTCGATGCGGCTGACGAATACCTGCTCAATCATCTGGCCGCGCAACAACCGACGGCAGACACTCGGGTATTGGTACTCAATGACAGCTTCGGAGCGCTGGCGGCGAGTCTGGCGGGCAAGGTTCAGGTCAGCAGCAGTGGCGACTCGTTTCTCGCATTCCAGGGCCTGGAAAAGAACCTGGTACGCAACGGCCTGGCATTTGATGCCGTGCGCGGAATTGCGGCCAGTGAGCCGTTGGTCGGGCCGTTCGACCGAGTGCTGATCCGCGTGCCCAAGACGCTGGCATTGCTGGAAGAGCAACTGATCCGCCTGCAAGGGCTACTGGCACCCGGCGCCGAAGTGGTGGCAGCGGCCATGGTCAAGCATTTGCCGCGCGCAGCCGGTGATCTGCTGGAGCGTTACATTGGCCCGGTACAGGCTTCACTGGCGGTGAAGAAAGCTCGCCTGTTGATCGCAACGCCTGAAGCCAAAGCTCCGGCGACCTCGCCCTACCCTTCGCGTTATCAACTGGACGAGCCGGCCATCGAATTGCTCAACCACGCCAACGTGTTTTGCCGTGAGGGCCTGGACATCGGCACCCGAGCTTTTCTCCCGCACCTGCCCAAGAACCTCGGCAGCGCCCGCGTCGCCGACCTCGGCTGCGGTAACGGCGTACTGGCCATCGCCAGCGCCCTGCACAACCCCGACGCGCACTACACGCTGGTCGACGAATCGTTCATGGCCGTGCAATCGGCCGCCGAGAACTGGCGCGCCGCGCTGGGCGAGCGCGAAGTGCTCGTGCGCGCTGGCGATGGTCTGGCCGGCCAGGCGCCGCAATCGCTGGACGTAGTGCTGTGCAATCCGCCGTTCCATCAACAACAGGTGGTCGGCGATTTCCTCGCCTGGCGCATGTTCCAGCAGGCCCGCGAGGCGCTGGTGGTGGGCGGTGCTTTGTACATCGTCGGCAACCGGCACCTGGGCTATCACAGCAAGCTGGCGCGGCTGTTCCGTGGCGTCGAGCAAGTGGCAGCCACACCGAAATTCGTGATTCTCAAAGCCCGCAAGTAA
- a CDS encoding DUF2474 domain-containing protein, whose protein sequence is MNSKHSLHEIEEAEKKPLWQRLGWLALIWIGSVGALFIAASLMRLFMSAAGLTTH, encoded by the coding sequence ATGAACAGCAAACATTCCCTGCACGAGATTGAAGAAGCCGAAAAAAAGCCGCTGTGGCAGCGGCTCGGCTGGTTGGCCCTGATCTGGATCGGTAGCGTCGGCGCGCTGTTCATTGCCGCCAGCCTGATGCGCCTGTTCATGAGCGCGGCCGGCCTGACCACACACTGA